The Vibrio sp. 16 genome segment GACATAGAAGATGCTTCCCCTGACGAAATTCGTAAGTTCAGAGAGGCGCTCAAGAAGCAGTTACAAAGGGACTCTACACCAGAGAGTCGGCTTGAACAGTACGTGAAAATTATTTCGGATCACCCAGATTTTGTTGCATTGGGGTTGGATGTCGTGGTTCCAAAATACGTTAACCATAGATGCTTGAATGAGGATTCGCTTGCAGGTTTAGCAGAGATATCCAGTTGGTTAGATGATGATCAGAGCCGTTAAAGGCGGATGCGTTAGACGTAGCAATAATTCTTTCTGACTTTGCTAATAAATGATCGTTGTTAAGAGGAGCGCAGGATGTACAAGGGACATTGGTATGATGTTGTAGGAAAAGAGAGGACAGATCTCCGAGCAATGAGTCTCGACTTCGACTCATTAAAGTTGGCTGTCGATGAAGCAATGAGCGTTTTGCCTGATACACGACTAATCGTAATGAATGAGAATTTAGATTGGGGTCTCATCTCTATCGAGGAAACCAAAAGAATGCTCATTTGTAAGGATTAGAAGGTGACAAGCTAAAATGAACTTTGTTGCTTTCCTCACTGTTTGACTTGTAAGCAATTAGTATCATAAGGTATCTTTGATACTAAAAGAGGTGCTTTGCATGACATGCAGTTGTTGTAATAAACGTTTGAACGTAGGGATGATACACAAAAGAGATCCCCATACAGGCCAAAAATTTAAGTCCTGCCCTCACTGTTCTGATGCGAATGGAGGAGAGCACGTTTTTCATCCATATCCATCGTCCTTTGGTAAAACACCTGCTAGAGTGACCGCTCGAAACCCTGAAGGATACCAAAGCTACTGTATAGATTGTCGTCGCCTGGATAAAGGAGTGCAATCTCAAACCTATATGAATGGGAAAGCATGCAGTAGTCTTGTTGTATAATAGTCTGATGAATTTATTCCAAGATGATGCTGTTAAATGGTTGTCAACGCTCGATACAGCGAGCGTTGATCTATTAATCACCGACCCTCCCTATGAGTCTTTAGAAAAACACCGAAAAATTGGGACAACGACTCGGCTTAAGGTGAGCAAGGCGTCAAGTAACCAATGGTTTGAGATTTTCCCTAACGATAGATTTGAAGCATTACTCAGTGAGGTCTATCGTGTGCTTAAGAACCACTCGCACTTTTACCTTTTCTGTGACCAAGAAACGATGTTTGTTATCAAGCCGATAGCGGAGAAAATCGGCTTCAAATTCTGGAAACCTATCGTATGGGACAAAGTGAGCATTGGTATGGGCTACCATTACCGTGCTCGACACGAATACATACTGTTTTTTGAAAAGGGTAAGAGGAAGCTCAATGATTTGAGCATACCTGACATACTAACCCATAAACGGGTCTATAGAGGGTATCCAACTGAAAAGCCAGTAAGTCTCTTGGAAGTTCTGGTCGTTCAAAGTAGCAGAGAAGGCGAGCTAGTTGTTGATCCGTTTTTTGGCTCTGGCTCGACCTTGGTTGCATCTAAAAACTTGAATCGTCAGTTCAAAGGAAACGATATTTCCTCATCTGCCCATGAGCATATTCGTCAGCGTTCGGATTTTTGAACCTAAAGGTAGCCGAGTAGCAATGCGGGGCCGTTACTCAGTAGGTTTTCCCAGTGAGGAAAGAGGACACCCTGGTACGTGAGGGAACTCCTTGATAAGGCTATTGACGTCATCGAACCAACAAGAACTTGGGCCAATTTGTTCAATTAAAAACCACATGGCGCGGATCACGCCGTATAGACGGGATAGCGTATTACTGTTTTCCTTG includes the following:
- a CDS encoding DNA-methyltransferase: MNLFQDDAVKWLSTLDTASVDLLITDPPYESLEKHRKIGTTTRLKVSKASSNQWFEIFPNDRFEALLSEVYRVLKNHSHFYLFCDQETMFVIKPIAEKIGFKFWKPIVWDKVSIGMGYHYRARHEYILFFEKGKRKLNDLSIPDILTHKRVYRGYPTEKPVSLLEVLVVQSSREGELVVDPFFGSGSTLVASKNLNRQFKGNDISSSAHEHIRQRSDF